One genomic segment of Halomarina pelagica includes these proteins:
- a CDS encoding Zn-dependent hydrolase codes for MRVNEDRLRSDIESNAEFGAVPCREGRGRTVLTGTEADRRAREFLCERLRDAGLDTRIDEVGNVVGRWTPESADPDAAPVAAGSHLDSVPEGGIFDGPLGVYAALESVRTMQDAGVEPSRPVEVVCFTEEEGQRFGGGLVGSGVAAGELSVEEALGIEDGDGIPLGDALADIGFRGEGRVDAADWDAWIELHVEQAERLERADVPAGVVTTIVGLTRCAVEVVGEADHAGSTPMDDRSDALAAASEFVLDVERATNERRSVSETAVGTVGKLDVSPNAPNVVPGRASLSIDVRDVDYESIDHVVGRARDSLARIERERPVETTLERPWDRRPVAMDDRPRAALHAAGEAADVPTLDLHSGAAHDTMHVAQVTDAALLFAPSRDGISHNPREWTDWSDCAAATRVLAGALADLASE; via the coding sequence ATGCGAGTCAACGAGGATCGACTCCGCAGCGACATCGAGTCGAACGCGGAGTTCGGAGCCGTGCCGTGCAGGGAAGGCCGTGGGAGAACGGTGCTCACGGGGACCGAGGCGGATCGACGGGCGCGAGAGTTCCTCTGTGAACGCCTCCGGGACGCCGGACTCGACACCCGCATCGACGAGGTCGGGAACGTCGTCGGCCGGTGGACGCCGGAGAGCGCCGACCCGGACGCGGCCCCGGTCGCCGCGGGGAGCCACCTCGACTCCGTCCCGGAGGGCGGCATCTTCGACGGCCCGCTCGGCGTGTACGCGGCGCTCGAGAGCGTCCGGACGATGCAGGACGCGGGGGTGGAACCGTCGCGCCCCGTCGAGGTCGTCTGCTTCACCGAGGAGGAGGGCCAGCGCTTCGGCGGCGGGCTCGTCGGCTCCGGGGTCGCCGCCGGCGAGCTGTCGGTCGAGGAGGCGCTCGGGATCGAGGACGGGGACGGTATCCCGCTCGGCGACGCGCTCGCCGACATCGGCTTCCGCGGCGAGGGGCGCGTCGACGCCGCCGACTGGGACGCGTGGATCGAACTCCACGTCGAGCAGGCGGAACGGCTCGAACGCGCGGACGTCCCGGCGGGCGTCGTGACGACGATCGTGGGCCTGACGCGGTGCGCCGTGGAGGTCGTCGGCGAGGCCGACCACGCCGGCTCGACCCCCATGGACGATCGGTCCGACGCGCTCGCCGCCGCGAGCGAGTTCGTCCTCGACGTCGAGCGGGCGACGAACGAGCGCCGATCGGTGTCGGAGACCGCGGTCGGGACCGTCGGCAAGCTGGACGTCTCGCCGAACGCGCCGAACGTCGTCCCGGGTCGGGCCTCGCTGAGCATCGACGTGCGCGACGTCGACTACGAGTCGATCGATCACGTCGTCGGGCGCGCTCGGGACAGCCTGGCGCGGATCGAGCGCGAGCGACCGGTCGAGACGACCCTCGAACGCCCCTGGGACCGCAGGCCCGTCGCGATGGACGATCGGCCTCGCGCGGCGCTCCACGCCGCGGGCGAGGCCGCGGACGTTCCGACGCTCGACCTCCACTCGGGGGCGGCCCACGACACGATGCACGTCGCGCAGGTGACCGACGCCGCCCTCCTCTTTGCCCCCTCCAGGGACGGCATCTCGCACAACCCGCGGGAGTGGACCGACTGGAGCGACTGCGCCGCCGCGACCCGCGTCCTCGCCGGCGCGCTCGCCGATCTGGCGAGCGAGTAG
- a CDS encoding ABC transporter substrate-binding protein, with amino-acid sequence MEESGKDSGAHSRRRASERDGGGFGRRAFLGTAAATVPVALAGCTGGGGDGSGGGGDGNGSGSSGTPTSGGTLQWGGAVPVQGLDPHLDSAAASKRVLENIYEELVQLQNDYSLKPHLAKSLEKSEDNTVLTMALQEGVTFHNGKEMTAEDVLASYERVANGEYLATGFFDFVEGMRTPDEYTFEVQLTEPFAPFIAKMATAELAIMPAEDAKKGKISDPVGTGPYQFAGREIETSFTMTKFDDYWDGGGDDGPFIEKIVKSEIKDPSVRLQSFQAGEYDFINGIAPKDVETVKNAPGTRFEKQFPKSLVYLGMNCAEKPFDDKHARLALDFALDKEKIAQAALYGTGRTTATPAAPDSPWVNPDVKPRPRDLEKARAHLEKAGMPDGYSATFKIPQSYPTQVQGAKVIADMASDVGIDLQIQKITWSSWLSDVYSKRNFQATTSSYLALWYPDVSFYKFLHPKGAFFFTGWTNEEYNGLVEKARHLYDEKERAALYHRATEILHRERAGHLFLWWQANLYGATTAYKGDIGAPDGSTLRFRNNWLDR; translated from the coding sequence ATGGAAGAGAGTGGCAAAGACAGTGGTGCTCACAGCCGTCGCCGCGCCTCTGAGCGCGACGGCGGTGGATTCGGCCGGCGAGCGTTCCTCGGTACGGCGGCGGCGACCGTCCCGGTCGCGCTCGCGGGTTGCACCGGCGGCGGTGGCGATGGTAGTGGCGGTGGCGGCGACGGGAACGGTTCGGGATCGTCCGGAACGCCCACGTCGGGCGGCACCCTCCAGTGGGGCGGTGCCGTGCCCGTCCAGGGGCTCGACCCCCACCTCGACAGCGCGGCGGCGTCGAAGCGCGTCCTCGAGAACATCTACGAGGAACTCGTCCAGTTGCAGAACGACTACTCGCTGAAGCCCCACCTCGCGAAGTCTCTCGAGAAGTCCGAGGACAACACGGTCCTGACGATGGCGCTCCAGGAGGGCGTGACGTTCCACAACGGGAAGGAGATGACCGCCGAGGACGTCCTCGCGAGCTACGAGCGGGTCGCGAACGGCGAGTACCTCGCCACCGGGTTCTTCGACTTCGTCGAGGGGATGCGGACGCCCGACGAGTACACCTTCGAGGTCCAGCTCACCGAGCCGTTCGCGCCGTTCATCGCGAAGATGGCGACGGCGGAGCTGGCGATCATGCCCGCCGAGGACGCGAAGAAGGGGAAGATCAGCGACCCCGTCGGTACCGGTCCCTACCAGTTCGCGGGCCGGGAGATCGAGACGTCGTTCACGATGACGAAGTTCGACGACTACTGGGACGGCGGCGGCGACGACGGGCCGTTCATCGAGAAGATCGTCAAGAGCGAGATCAAGGACCCGAGCGTCCGCCTCCAGTCGTTCCAGGCCGGCGAGTACGACTTCATCAACGGCATCGCGCCGAAGGACGTCGAGACGGTCAAGAACGCGCCGGGCACCCGCTTCGAGAAGCAGTTCCCCAAGTCGCTGGTCTACCTCGGGATGAACTGCGCCGAGAAGCCGTTCGACGACAAGCACGCCCGCCTCGCGCTCGACTTCGCGCTCGACAAGGAGAAGATCGCCCAGGCGGCGCTCTATGGCACCGGCCGGACGACGGCGACGCCAGCCGCCCCCGACAGTCCCTGGGTCAACCCGGACGTGAAACCGCGCCCCCGCGACCTCGAGAAGGCCAGGGCGCACCTCGAGAAGGCGGGGATGCCCGACGGCTACTCGGCGACGTTCAAGATCCCGCAGTCCTACCCGACGCAGGTCCAGGGCGCGAAGGTGATCGCCGACATGGCCTCGGACGTGGGCATCGACCTCCAGATCCAGAAGATCACCTGGAGTTCCTGGCTCTCTGACGTTTACTCGAAGCGGAACTTCCAGGCGACGACGAGTTCGTACCTGGCGCTGTGGTACCCGGACGTCTCCTTCTACAAGTTCCTCCACCCGAAGGGAGCGTTCTTCTTCACCGGGTGGACGAACGAGGAGTACAACGGACTGGTCGAGAAGGCCCGCCACCTGTACGACGAGAAGGAGCGCGCGGCCCTCTACCACCGGGCGACGGAGATCCTCCACCGGGAGCGGGCGGGCCACCTGTTCCTGTGGTGGCAGGCGAACCTCTACGGCGCGACGACGGCGTACAAGGGCGACATCGGCGCGCCCGACGGCTCGACGTTGCGCTTCCGGAACAACTGGCTGGACCGCTGA
- a CDS encoding ABC transporter permease, with protein sequence MSMYNYVIRRVGFMAVTLFFVTVIAFGVTNVLPGNVALLILGPNATPESVAALKAQMGLDQPLYLQYVDWVVGLLQGNMGTSLRFDAPVAQLIAEKLPRSLLLAFAATLIAVVLSIPLGVYSAVRQNEPPDVAASLFAFVGISMPIFLWGLVFILVFAVWLDLFPTGSYVSPTADPIGALTHLVLPASAMGFALTAYIMRMTRSSMLEVLSEEYVKLARAKGMTQRVIVLRHALKNAIIPVITVVAFQFSYAFGGVVVLEEVFFWPGIGRLTLTAIQSRDIPLIQGCIIVVAVIYMLSNFTADLLYAYFDPRIRYGGDD encoded by the coding sequence ATGTCGATGTACAATTACGTGATCCGTCGGGTCGGGTTCATGGCCGTGACGCTGTTCTTCGTGACGGTCATCGCGTTCGGCGTCACCAACGTCCTGCCCGGAAACGTGGCACTGCTCATCCTCGGACCGAACGCGACGCCGGAGTCCGTCGCGGCGCTGAAGGCGCAGATGGGGCTCGACCAGCCGCTCTACCTCCAGTACGTCGACTGGGTCGTCGGCCTCCTCCAGGGGAACATGGGGACGTCGCTCCGGTTCGACGCGCCCGTGGCGCAACTCATCGCGGAGAAGCTCCCCCGATCGCTGCTGCTCGCGTTCGCCGCGACGCTCATCGCGGTGGTCCTGTCGATCCCGCTCGGGGTCTACTCCGCGGTCCGCCAGAACGAACCCCCGGACGTCGCCGCCTCGCTGTTCGCCTTCGTCGGCATCTCGATGCCCATCTTCCTCTGGGGGCTCGTCTTCATCCTGGTGTTCGCCGTCTGGCTCGACCTGTTCCCGACGGGGAGCTACGTCTCCCCGACGGCGGATCCGATCGGGGCGCTGACGCACCTCGTGCTCCCGGCCTCCGCGATGGGGTTCGCGCTCACCGCGTACATCATGCGGATGACGCGGTCGTCGATGCTGGAGGTGCTGAGCGAGGAGTACGTCAAGCTCGCCCGCGCGAAGGGGATGACCCAGCGGGTCATCGTCCTCCGCCACGCGCTGAAGAACGCCATCATCCCGGTCATCACCGTCGTCGCGTTCCAGTTCAGCTACGCGTTCGGCGGCGTGGTCGTCCTCGAGGAGGTGTTCTTCTGGCCCGGCATCGGCCGGCTGACGCTGACGGCCATCCAGAGCCGCGACATCCCCCTGATCCAGGGGTGCATCATCGTCGTCGCGGTCATATACATGCTCTCGAACTTCACCGCCGACCTGCTGTACGCCTACTTCGACCCGCGGATCCGGTACGGAGGTGACGACTGA